A genome region from Brooklawnia propionicigenes includes the following:
- the gltX gene encoding glutamate--tRNA ligase, whose protein sequence is MCDRHDESRTLGWGDVTAPARTRVAPSPTGDPHVGTAYMALFDKAWSRKTGGQFVLRIEDTDRNRLVEGSEQQIYDSLRWLGLEADESPEVGGPHAPYKQSQRLDTYRPFVDQLIEDGHAYYCWCSGERLAQMRAEQQASKQSDTGYDRLCLGMTREERAELPGFSETPVVRMLIPDDVPLSFQDLIRGEVKAPRPDDQVILKADGFPTYHLAVVVDDHLMDITTVVRGEEWISSTPKHLLLYSWLGWDAPQFAHMPLLRNTDKSKISKRKNPAARLMWFREQGYLPEALRNFLQLLAYPPAAGEQEVSSFEEFVDGFDWDKVSTVGPIFDVKKLDWLNGVYIRALPTEQLADRIIAYALESGQWSEVPPKGRDIVLAATPLISERLVTLAEALPKLQFLFVADDELTINPAAVAKLKDNAGEVLSVAADVLGQLEQWNAELIHEALSTALVGGMELKPKFAFAPIRVAITGEQVSPPLFESMEILGKDASLARIRRLSAAL, encoded by the coding sequence ATGTGCGATCGGCACGACGAGAGCCGGACGCTAGGATGGGGCGACGTGACCGCACCAGCCCGAACCCGTGTTGCTCCCAGTCCCACCGGCGATCCCCACGTCGGCACCGCCTATATGGCGTTGTTCGACAAGGCCTGGTCGCGCAAGACCGGCGGACAGTTCGTCCTGCGCATCGAAGACACCGACCGCAACCGTCTGGTGGAGGGCTCGGAACAGCAGATCTACGATTCGCTGCGTTGGCTCGGTCTGGAGGCGGACGAGAGCCCCGAGGTCGGTGGCCCGCACGCGCCCTACAAGCAGTCCCAGCGCCTGGACACCTATCGTCCGTTCGTCGACCAGCTGATCGAGGACGGCCACGCCTACTACTGCTGGTGCTCGGGTGAGCGGCTGGCGCAGATGCGTGCCGAGCAGCAGGCCAGCAAGCAGTCCGATACCGGCTACGACCGGCTCTGCCTGGGCATGACCCGCGAGGAGCGCGCCGAGTTGCCCGGCTTCAGCGAGACACCGGTCGTCCGGATGCTGATTCCCGACGATGTGCCGTTGAGCTTTCAGGATCTGATCCGTGGCGAAGTGAAGGCCCCGCGTCCCGACGATCAGGTCATCTTGAAGGCCGATGGTTTCCCGACCTACCACCTGGCGGTCGTGGTGGACGATCACCTGATGGACATCACTACGGTGGTGCGCGGCGAGGAGTGGATCAGCTCGACCCCCAAGCATCTGCTGCTGTACTCATGGCTCGGCTGGGACGCTCCCCAGTTCGCGCACATGCCACTGCTGCGCAATACCGACAAATCGAAGATCTCCAAGCGCAAGAACCCGGCCGCCCGGCTGATGTGGTTCCGCGAACAGGGCTATCTGCCCGAGGCGCTGCGCAATTTCCTCCAGCTGCTCGCATATCCGCCGGCAGCCGGTGAGCAGGAGGTCTCCAGCTTCGAGGAGTTCGTGGACGGTTTCGACTGGGACAAGGTCAGCACGGTCGGGCCGATCTTCGACGTCAAGAAGCTGGATTGGCTGAACGGTGTCTACATCCGCGCGCTGCCGACCGAGCAGCTGGCCGACCGGATCATCGCCTACGCGCTCGAATCGGGACAGTGGAGCGAGGTACCGCCGAAAGGTCGCGATATCGTGCTCGCCGCGACGCCGCTGATCTCGGAGCGGCTGGTCACCCTCGCCGAAGCGCTGCCCAAACTGCAGTTCCTGTTCGTCGCCGACGATGAGCTGACCATCAATCCCGCGGCGGTGGCGAAGCTGAAGGACAACGCCGGCGAGGTGCTGTCGGTGGCCGCCGACGTCTTGGGGCAGCTGGAGCAGTGGAATGCCGAGCTGATCCACGAGGCGCTCAGTACTGCACTGGTCGGGGGTATGGAGCTCAAGCCGAAGTTCGCCTTCGCGCCGATCCGGGTGGCGATCACCGGCGAGCAGGTCTCGCCGCCGCTGTTCGAATCGATGGAGATTCTCGGCAAGGACGCCAGCCTGGCGCGGATCCGGCGTCTGAGCGCTGCACTGTGA